The genomic window ACGCGGAGGTGTCCCCACCTCCTATGACCGCGTGCTGGCCACCCGCTTCGGCACCCACGCCATCGACGCGGTGCACCGCCGGGAGTGGGGCACGATGGTCGCCCTCAAGGGCACCGACATCGTCTCTGTCGGGCTGGCGGAGGCCACCAGGGAGCGCAAGTCCGTCCCCCGCGAGCGCTGGGACGAGGCCGCGATCCTCTTCGGGTGAGGACGCCGGCCCGGGTGTCGCCTTCGGCACGGCAAACAGGGCGACGCCGGCCGAGGGCTGAGCATCTGTAGCACCGAGTCGCACGCTGCGGCGCTTAAGCCTGCTCGATCGACGGATCGAGCATGCGCAGCCCGGGGAATCGCCCGATGCGACGATCTCGGGTGACGAAGGTTGCTGCGTGCTCCATGGCCAGGGCCGCGAGATAGGCGTCGGGGATGTGGTTGCCCCGCAGGTCGTAGGTCCTGGCCAGGTCGCTGAACAGACGCCAGTGGTGCCCGCCCGGCCGCACCACGGTGGTCGCGGGTGCCGCCAGCAACGCGTCCGCAAAGTCCAGTGCCGCACCCACAGGCGCGGGCTCGGCATAGATCTTCGGGTGCGTGGCGATGCGCACCATCGCCGACAGCACGAACTCGCTGACACCGAGCTGCTCATCGCCAGTCACCCGTGACGCCAGCCATGAGTGGACTCTGCCGGCATCCTCCGATGAGGTGGGACGGAAGGCATCGAGGCAGACGTTGACGTCGAGGAAGAGCACGTCAACTCCGCGAGGCAGTGGTGTTGTCCCCGAGCGCCTCCGCCAGAGCCTCGCGGTCCAGCAGGTCTATGCCGGGGCGAACACCAGGATCGGCCGGCTCGAAGGTCGGCAGGCTGAAGTCCCCCACCCCCTCGGCCCGCCTGGAGTGTTCCGCAAGAAGCAGCCGCAGCGCGTCCTCCAGCACCGACCCAATGGTCCGGTGCCCCCGCGCCGCCAGGATCTTGGCCTCAGCGAGGAGGCGTTCTTCGATATTCACTGTCGTGCGCATAGCGCATCATATCATCAGGGTAATGTCATCAAATCATCTCTCGCGGCCCTGCTAATCCTGAAGTCACGTAACCATGAGGGTCAAGGTGCATCTGCTGGGGGCCGTCCTGACCGGGCCAGTCAGGCGTCGGGACAGTCGACCACGATGCTGGGATAGGTCGCGATAGCCATGGTCCCGACGGTAGCCCCCATCCGGACGGACTCCTTCCGCGTGACACCATGAACCATGACGAACTCGGCACCGACTGACCGCCTGAACGCTGGGGCTCGCGTCACCGCCGCCGACGTCGACGCGGCAGCCGCGCGCGTGCAGGGCCTGGTCAGCATCACCCCGCTGACGCGCAGCCGGCGACTCTCGGAGGCGACCGGGGCCAAGGTGCTGCTCAAGCGCGAGGACCAGCAGCCGGTCCGCTCCTACAAGAACCGG from Ornithinimicrobium cryptoxanthini includes these protein-coding regions:
- a CDS encoding TA system VapC family ribonuclease toxin; translation: MLFLDVNVCLDAFRPTSSEDAGRVHSWLASRVTGDEQLGVSEFVLSAMVRIATHPKIYAEPAPVGAALDFADALLAAPATTVVRPGGHHWRLFSDLARTYDLRGNHIPDAYLAALAMEHAATFVTRDRRIGRFPGLRMLDPSIEQA
- a CDS encoding type II toxin-antitoxin system VapB family antitoxin, whose protein sequence is MRTTVNIEERLLAEAKILAARGHRTIGSVLEDALRLLLAEHSRRAEGVGDFSLPTFEPADPGVRPGIDLLDREALAEALGDNTTASRS